One Flavobacterium sp. 90 DNA segment encodes these proteins:
- a CDS encoding TlpA disulfide reductase family protein has protein sequence MKKNNLQLLLIIITISFSAISFSQEKPKGFIISGKLSNLKQYPDAVFIKSMENPDISYRVPVVNGKYVIKGILNGPTQFNLNPIYNTKKEKPKDINSIIFVYIDNSHTTIEHKNSFSNLQVNGSQAQLEFDTLDKQIQKSISEGATEEQINELRRKFLSDNPTSPISVYVLRNFSEILSQNRNISFEDIPFSLQNSYLLYAGRYDYKKALPILKKLPESLLQSDAGMTFNKDMEFAKLDLDAAPYRAKIDSLIAIHSTAIKSKNLKEASDLEKEMLVIESAMYTDVYEAYIIKMPSSAIAFPVLERIAQSNFNDPVKTKLFFDKLSETAKATNEAKDFKARLDIALKTSAIGMPAADFTQPDVSGKPVALSSYRGKYILLDFWASWCGPCRAENPNMIKLYNEYKDKDFTIISVSLDTDKVKWLKAIKTDNLPWVQLSDLKKENAAAKQYAILGIPANILINKEGVVVGKNLFGDTLGARLSEIIK, from the coding sequence ATGAAAAAAAATAATCTTCAGTTATTATTAATTATTATAACTATATCATTTTCAGCTATTAGTTTTTCTCAGGAAAAACCAAAGGGTTTTATTATTTCAGGAAAACTTAGTAACTTAAAACAATATCCCGATGCTGTTTTTATAAAGAGTATGGAAAATCCCGATATTTCATATCGAGTTCCTGTTGTAAATGGAAAATATGTTATCAAAGGAATACTTAACGGACCCACACAGTTTAATCTCAATCCTATTTACAATACCAAAAAAGAAAAACCCAAGGATATAAACTCTATAATATTTGTTTATATCGACAATAGCCATACAACCATTGAACATAAAAATAGTTTTAGTAATTTACAAGTGAACGGTTCGCAGGCTCAATTGGAATTCGATACTTTAGATAAGCAGATTCAGAAGAGTATTTCTGAAGGGGCAACCGAGGAGCAGATCAATGAACTTAGAAGAAAATTTTTATCGGACAATCCTACTTCTCCAATTTCGGTTTATGTGCTTAGAAATTTTTCAGAAATATTAAGTCAAAACAGAAATATTTCTTTTGAGGATATCCCTTTTAGTTTACAGAACAGCTATCTTTTGTACGCCGGGCGTTATGATTATAAAAAAGCCTTACCAATCCTGAAAAAACTTCCTGAATCTCTGCTGCAATCCGATGCAGGTATGACATTCAATAAAGATATGGAGTTTGCAAAACTAGACCTTGATGCTGCACCTTATCGTGCAAAAATTGACAGTCTTATCGCAATTCATAGTACCGCAATAAAAAGTAAGAATTTAAAAGAGGCTTCCGATCTGGAAAAAGAAATGCTGGTTATTGAATCTGCCATGTACACCGATGTTTATGAAGCTTATATCATTAAAATGCCGTCCTCGGCTATTGCATTTCCTGTTCTGGAAAGGATAGCACAAAGCAATTTTAATGATCCTGTAAAGACAAAGTTATTTTTTGACAAACTATCAGAAACTGCCAAAGCTACAAATGAGGCAAAAGATTTTAAGGCTCGTCTTGATATCGCACTAAAAACATCAGCTATTGGAATGCCAGCTGCTGATTTTACCCAGCCTGATGTTTCAGGAAAACCTGTTGCTTTATCTTCTTATCGTGGAAAATATATTCTGCTGGATTTTTGGGCAAGCTGGTGCGGTCCCTGCAGGGCTGAAAATCCAAATATGATAAAGTTGTATAATGAATATAAGGACAAGGACTTCACGATTATCAGCGTATCGCTAGATACTGACAAAGTAAAATGGCTAAAAGCTATTAAGACTGACAATCTTCCATGGGTACAGCTATCAGATCTTAAAAAAGAAAATGCGGCAGCAAAACAGTATGCTATACTGGGGATACCTGCAAATATACTCATCAACAAAGAGGGAGTTGTAGTAGGTAAAAATCTTTTTGGTGATACTCTCGGAGCAAGACTTTCAGAAATTATAAAATAA
- a CDS encoding M16 family metallopeptidase, which produces MPADNEKIPLDKAVRTGKLPNGFTYYIRRNLKPEGRVSLYLANKVGAIQEDEDQLGAAHFLEHMNFNGTVNFPKNELVDYLQKIGVSFGADLNAMTTFDATIYQLPIPTDNPEFIKKGLTIMHDWAQGASLETDEINAERGIILEEMRSRDNVMQRTMMQYTPVVLNQSKYASRWPIGTEESIKKMTPEAIRRFHHDWYRPNLQALVVVGDINVDEMEKQIRKQFSDLKNPVNERSAEVDKVKLAGKNNFISITDKEADGTMIMVVVKTPEIVVRTIADYKETFKRQIFNDIMSDRYNVVSLNDNLQFIGATVNISPFLGKIDLLSGMVALKPGQYEDGFKAMWREHEIAKRFGFTENEIKTSKKSILDGLALALIEKSNAQSSGYVDEYVRVFLTDEAAAGIVKENEISIAAVNEITQADMHEFIKRMMSDTNRDIIITSAEKYKDVLPNQAAVESWMQEVAKEDLKPYNDKKDNRPLMAKKPSPGKVKSTKSIASLSITELTLSNGLKVILKPTKYRNDQIVINGFGPGGTSIYSDADFESAANATELISGAGVGEFSKIDISKISMANQMGINPIIDENYQELMGSCITSSLEKQLQLIHLYMAKPKLDTNYYANWVDRTKAELAEPSNSPQSSSNDTIISVFHNYNPRFKTATIEDLKKININRAFEIYKERFGNARNFTFVIIGSFNPKTITPLLETYLGSLPSLPNKDSIVNLNIHPAPGKITKMVYKGNGNLSNVTMIFSGKYSYGVKNNMQLIALKSILDYKLTERLREIESGVYSPSVSVNYSKIPNNDYSVFISFSCSPDNYERLIAATLDEVKKLKDNGALLTDIEKFHEESMRHHQIMLKENYFWMSYITRSYKNGDNLENILEYEKNIKNIQANNIKEAANTFLSGDNLIKVILLPENYATKSNK; this is translated from the coding sequence ATGCCGGCTGACAATGAAAAAATACCACTTGATAAGGCTGTAAGAACAGGTAAATTACCCAATGGTTTCACCTATTATATTCGCAGGAATTTAAAACCTGAAGGACGTGTAAGCCTTTATCTCGCTAATAAGGTAGGGGCCATACAAGAGGATGAAGATCAACTTGGTGCAGCACACTTTCTGGAGCACATGAACTTCAACGGTACGGTAAATTTTCCAAAAAATGAGTTGGTAGACTATTTGCAGAAAATTGGAGTTAGCTTTGGAGCGGATCTAAATGCCATGACCACTTTTGACGCGACAATCTACCAATTGCCAATCCCGACTGATAATCCTGAATTTATAAAAAAAGGACTGACTATCATGCACGACTGGGCACAGGGAGCCTCATTGGAAACAGATGAAATCAATGCTGAACGCGGTATCATTCTGGAAGAAATGAGATCCAGAGATAATGTAATGCAGCGTACCATGATGCAGTATACTCCTGTGGTTTTAAATCAATCAAAATATGCATCAAGATGGCCTATAGGCACAGAAGAATCGATTAAAAAAATGACGCCCGAAGCTATCAGAAGATTCCATCATGACTGGTATCGTCCTAATCTTCAGGCATTAGTTGTCGTTGGAGATATTAATGTTGACGAAATGGAAAAACAGATCCGTAAACAATTTTCCGATTTGAAAAATCCTGTCAATGAAAGATCCGCAGAAGTCGATAAAGTAAAATTAGCTGGAAAAAACAATTTTATTTCAATAACTGACAAAGAAGCTGACGGAACTATGATTATGGTTGTAGTAAAAACACCAGAAATAGTTGTCCGTACTATTGCTGATTATAAAGAAACTTTTAAGCGACAGATCTTCAATGATATCATGAGTGATAGGTACAATGTTGTATCACTGAATGACAATCTGCAATTCATCGGTGCAACAGTTAATATTTCTCCTTTTCTTGGAAAAATCGATTTATTAAGCGGTATGGTTGCTCTTAAACCCGGACAATATGAAGACGGGTTTAAGGCTATGTGGCGTGAACATGAAATAGCAAAACGTTTTGGCTTTACAGAAAACGAAATAAAAACCTCTAAAAAAAGTATACTCGATGGTCTTGCATTAGCTCTGATTGAAAAAAGTAATGCTCAATCTTCAGGCTACGTAGATGAATATGTAAGAGTATTTTTAACTGATGAAGCCGCTGCTGGTATTGTAAAAGAAAATGAGATTTCGATTGCAGCAGTAAATGAGATAACTCAGGCAGATATGCATGAATTTATCAAACGTATGATGTCTGATACCAATCGTGACATTATTATTACCTCTGCCGAAAAATATAAGGACGTATTGCCTAATCAGGCTGCAGTAGAATCCTGGATGCAGGAGGTGGCAAAAGAAGACCTAAAACCTTATAACGACAAAAAAGACAACAGGCCTCTAATGGCAAAGAAACCAAGTCCTGGAAAAGTAAAATCAACAAAATCAATAGCTTCTTTAAGTATTACAGAATTGACACTGAGCAACGGTCTTAAAGTGATCCTCAAACCAACAAAATACAGAAATGATCAAATTGTAATTAATGGCTTTGGCCCAGGAGGAACCTCTATCTATAGTGATGCCGACTTTGAATCTGCCGCTAATGCCACCGAGTTAATTTCGGGAGCAGGAGTTGGAGAATTCAGTAAAATTGATATTTCTAAAATTTCAATGGCCAACCAGATGGGTATCAACCCTATTATCGATGAGAATTATCAGGAACTAATGGGTTCTTGCATTACCTCAAGCTTGGAAAAACAACTTCAGCTTATTCATCTTTACATGGCCAAGCCCAAGCTCGATACCAATTATTATGCTAATTGGGTTGATCGTACCAAAGCAGAATTAGCAGAACCATCAAACAGTCCTCAAAGCAGCAGCAATGATACTATTATTAGTGTATTTCATAATTATAATCCCAGGTTCAAAACTGCTACTATTGAAGACCTAAAGAAAATAAACATAAACAGAGCTTTCGAAATATATAAAGAGCGTTTTGGGAATGCCCGTAATTTTACCTTTGTCATCATTGGAAGTTTCAATCCCAAAACCATAACACCTTTATTGGAGACATATCTGGGTTCGCTTCCCTCTCTGCCAAACAAAGACAGTATCGTTAATCTGAATATACATCCGGCTCCTGGCAAGATTACAAAAATGGTATACAAAGGCAATGGAAATTTGTCAAACGTTACGATGATTTTCAGTGGAAAGTATAGTTATGGTGTTAAAAACAATATGCAACTCATTGCTCTTAAAAGTATTCTGGACTATAAACTTACAGAGCGTCTGCGCGAGATTGAAAGCGGGGTTTACTCACCGAGTGTAAGTGTTAACTACAGCAAAATTCCGAATAATGATTACTCCGTATTCATTAGTTTTAGCTGTTCGCCTGATAACTATGAAAGACTTATTGCGGCGACTCTTGATGAAGTCAAAAAATTAAAAGACAACGGCGCGCTGCTCACAGATATAGAAAAATTCCATGAGGAGTCTATGAGACATCATCAGATTATGCTAAAAGAAAATTATTTCTGGATGTCTTATATAACAAGATCCTATAAAAACGGAGATAACCTCGAGAATATACTAGAATATGAAAAAAATATAAAAAACATTCAGGCAAATAATATAAAAGAAGCAGCAAATACTTTCCTTAGTGGGGATAACCTGATAAAAGTTATTCTTTTACCGGAGAATTATGCGACTAAATCTAACAAATAA
- a CDS encoding RNA polymerase sigma-70 factor yields the protein MKNKVYDNDTLIESLKNGDEKAYAYLIDTYHHMLCVYANSLIKNIYNAEDIVQNAFLKLWEQRTSLKSDYTIKNFLYKLVYNEFIDVYRKNQSLFSLEKTYHDTLNVIVQQDNEESFENAINIVNKKIENLPPKCKEIFILSKKEGLTNVEISEHLDISIKTVEAQITKAFSILRTSLQEKIKNFLFLLFGNRKLYR from the coding sequence ATGAAAAACAAGGTATATGATAATGATACGCTGATCGAATCTTTAAAAAATGGAGACGAAAAAGCCTATGCTTATTTAATTGACACCTATCACCATATGCTTTGCGTATATGCCAACAGCCTTATAAAAAATATTTACAATGCAGAAGACATAGTTCAAAATGCTTTTTTAAAGTTATGGGAACAGCGCACAAGTTTAAAATCCGATTATACCATAAAAAACTTTTTATACAAATTGGTTTACAACGAATTCATTGATGTATACAGAAAAAATCAATCTCTTTTCTCGCTTGAAAAAACCTATCATGACACTTTAAATGTAATAGTTCAGCAAGACAACGAAGAATCTTTTGAAAACGCGATAAACATTGTAAATAAAAAAATCGAAAACCTTCCTCCTAAATGCAAAGAAATTTTTATTCTTAGTAAAAAAGAAGGATTGACCAACGTTGAAATATCAGAGCATCTCGACATATCCATTAAAACAGTTGAAGCGCAGATAACCAAAGCTTTTTCTATTTTGCGTACATCACTTCAGGAGAAAATAAAAAACTTTCTTTTTTTATTATTTGGAAATAGAAAACTGTACCGCTAA
- a CDS encoding SusC/RagA family TonB-linked outer membrane protein, giving the protein MKKLLNPIRFDKPFLKFDLKMKLTTLFLFTAMSVIQASVGYSQKTKVSLNINNMSVAKVIEKIESTTDFNFVYNVKSVDLDRSINIKVKNENIETVLKLIFKNTSTEYKISGTHVVLMAKKVTVPEEIIPIKKNSNVSIVKGKVTDAQGIPLPGTTVSDTQSSTIVTTDFNGDYEITVVNLETALKFSFVGFKTQIIKVAGKSIINAVLELEKNEMDELVIIGYGTTTKRTSTGSVSTITKKEIEKQPVSNVLKAMEGTVAGVDVVNTGGYASGQVQITIRGKKDLYSAASPSTPLYIIDGIPLITSNGDVNNSGLNQNGFLGTNGGQSPLYFINPQDIESISILKDGDATAIYGSRGANGVVLITTKKGNNKKSTFNVSAYSGVQMNPKKIKMLDTKQYLEMRREALQNDGIVPNASNATDLVNWDPNRYTDWQDELGAGSLTNDLQLSYSGGDEYNSFRFSGGLHSETPPVAKGFKNDFKDNRLSGMFNFNHVSSDGKFNSSIMMNYAYTTTKLPGGNTYSFTVAPNAPSILNKDGRLNWDEWNQGSNGLDLIPYNFTNFFQGYEAKSRNFMTNLDLSYKFLDNLEFSSSFGFSSTDQEQINLVPAFSQGSDPALYDNITRFGNNAFNGWIVEPKITYNTSISKGNLQIMGGVTLQENITDGESIQANGFVNESLMRDLGSGKIQFTQTNYSQFRFASYYGRVRYNWLDRYILNLTGRADYSSRFKSGSQQGNFGSIGAAWVFTEEEFLRDNSWLSFGKLRGSYGTTGSASSGDYKYIELWKALYNYDGTPTLNLIQPYNENYSWQVNKKTDIGLELGFLNNAITLNAAWYRERSDSQLVTIPLAGFTGFSNSTVPGNIPATVQNQGWEFTFTSNNISGKDFKWRTSFNISLNTNKVVAFADLENYPSYKYQYVVGMPTTIQFLLKYKGVNPQNGQYSFEDLDNNGVIDANPGSKDLHPVDLTPKFYGGLQNNFTYKNLEFDFLFTFKKQKGFYGVGTDYIPGTALQNQPIAVMERWRNPGDITNVRAFTTTATEDYYQFTSSDANIVDASYIRLQNISLSYKIPQRSFIGTDKIDINLFLRGQNLFTITSYKGTDAANPSRNVNSFPSPSIYTMGVNCSF; this is encoded by the coding sequence ATGAAAAAACTCTTAAACCCAATCAGGTTTGACAAACCTTTTTTGAAATTTGATTTAAAAATGAAACTCACCACATTATTTTTATTTACAGCGATGTCCGTTATTCAGGCGAGTGTTGGTTATTCACAGAAGACGAAAGTTTCTTTGAATATCAACAATATGTCAGTAGCAAAAGTTATCGAAAAAATTGAAAGTACCACTGATTTTAATTTTGTCTATAATGTTAAATCAGTCGATTTAGATCGGAGCATTAATATAAAGGTAAAAAATGAAAACATTGAAACGGTTTTAAAATTGATTTTTAAAAATACCAGTACGGAATATAAAATATCGGGTACGCACGTGGTCTTAATGGCTAAAAAAGTGACTGTTCCGGAAGAAATTATTCCAATTAAAAAAAACAGCAATGTTTCAATTGTAAAAGGTAAAGTGACAGATGCCCAAGGCATACCCCTTCCCGGGACAACTGTATCTGATACTCAATCTAGCACTATTGTCACTACAGATTTTAATGGAGATTACGAGATTACGGTTGTTAATTTAGAGACTGCACTTAAATTTAGTTTTGTTGGTTTCAAAACACAGATTATAAAAGTTGCAGGAAAAAGTATAATCAATGCCGTTTTAGAATTGGAAAAAAATGAAATGGATGAACTTGTAATTATCGGTTACGGTACAACAACAAAGCGAACCAGTACTGGATCTGTATCGACAATTACTAAAAAAGAGATTGAAAAGCAGCCAGTTTCTAATGTTTTAAAAGCTATGGAAGGTACTGTTGCGGGAGTCGATGTTGTCAATACGGGCGGTTACGCCAGCGGCCAGGTACAAATAACCATTAGAGGAAAAAAGGATTTATATAGCGCGGCGAGCCCGAGTACGCCGCTGTATATTATAGACGGAATTCCTTTGATCACAAGTAATGGAGATGTTAATAATTCAGGACTTAACCAGAATGGTTTTTTGGGAACTAATGGAGGACAAAGCCCTTTGTACTTTATTAATCCACAGGATATTGAAAGTATAAGTATTCTAAAGGATGGTGATGCAACGGCTATTTATGGTTCAAGAGGTGCAAATGGAGTGGTGCTGATTACAACCAAAAAAGGAAATAATAAAAAGAGCACATTTAATGTAAGCGCGTACAGCGGTGTACAAATGAATCCTAAAAAGATTAAAATGCTCGATACAAAGCAATATCTTGAAATGCGTAGAGAAGCACTGCAAAATGATGGTATCGTCCCCAATGCTTCTAATGCTACGGATTTGGTAAATTGGGACCCTAATCGTTATACAGACTGGCAGGATGAACTAGGAGCCGGCTCTCTTACCAATGATTTGCAATTATCTTATTCAGGAGGAGATGAGTACAATAGTTTTAGATTTAGTGGGGGCCTTCATTCAGAAACACCACCTGTAGCCAAAGGTTTTAAAAATGATTTCAAGGATAACAGGTTATCAGGCATGTTTAACTTTAATCACGTATCAAGTGACGGCAAGTTTAATTCTTCAATAATGATGAATTATGCTTATACCACCACAAAGCTTCCTGGAGGAAATACATATTCATTTACAGTAGCACCCAATGCACCTTCTATACTCAATAAGGATGGCAGGCTTAATTGGGATGAATGGAACCAGGGTTCCAATGGACTGGATTTGATTCCCTATAATTTCACCAATTTTTTTCAGGGGTATGAAGCAAAATCGAGGAATTTCATGACCAATCTTGATTTGAGTTATAAGTTTCTGGATAATTTAGAGTTCTCTTCCAGTTTTGGTTTTTCTTCGACAGATCAGGAACAGATAAATCTTGTACCGGCTTTTTCCCAAGGTTCTGATCCTGCATTATATGATAATATTACACGTTTTGGAAATAACGCATTCAATGGTTGGATAGTAGAACCTAAGATCACTTATAATACCAGTATTAGTAAAGGAAATCTTCAAATAATGGGGGGAGTGACTTTGCAGGAGAATATTACGGACGGAGAATCGATTCAGGCCAACGGCTTTGTCAATGAGTCTTTAATGCGTGATCTAGGCAGCGGTAAGATACAGTTTACCCAAACAAATTATTCACAATTTCGTTTTGCCAGTTATTATGGAAGAGTGCGTTATAACTGGTTAGACAGATACATTTTAAACCTTACAGGAAGAGCCGATTATTCTTCCCGTTTTAAATCGGGATCCCAACAGGGAAATTTCGGTTCTATTGGGGCTGCATGGGTTTTTACCGAAGAGGAATTCCTGAGAGATAATTCATGGCTAAGTTTTGGTAAATTACGTGGAAGTTACGGAACTACCGGAAGTGCGAGCTCAGGTGATTATAAATATATTGAACTTTGGAAGGCATTGTATAATTATGACGGCACCCCAACGTTGAATTTGATTCAGCCCTATAATGAAAATTACAGCTGGCAGGTTAACAAAAAGACTGATATTGGACTGGAACTTGGATTTCTAAATAATGCCATTACTTTAAATGCAGCATGGTATAGGGAAAGATCAGACAGCCAGCTCGTTACTATTCCTCTTGCTGGTTTTACGGGCTTTTCTAATAGTACGGTTCCGGGAAATATTCCTGCTACTGTTCAAAATCAGGGTTGGGAATTTACTTTTACCAGTAATAATATCAGTGGTAAAGATTTTAAATGGAGAACAAGCTTTAATATCAGTCTAAATACCAACAAGGTAGTTGCATTTGCTGATTTAGAAAATTATCCATCTTATAAATACCAGTATGTAGTCGGTATGCCTACTACTATACAATTTTTACTTAAATACAAAGGTGTTAATCCTCAAAATGGTCAATACTCTTTTGAAGATTTAGATAATAATGGTGTAATCGATGCTAATCCGGGATCAAAAGATTTGCATCCGGTGGATTTAACACCAAAGTTTTATGGCGGTTTACAGAATAACTTCACCTATAAAAATTTAGAATTCGACTTTTTATTTACATTTAAAAAACAAAAAGGGTTTTATGGAGTGGGTACTGATTACATTCCCGGAACGGCACTGCAGAATCAGCCCATTGCCGTTATGGAAAGATGGCGCAACCCTGGAGATATTACCAATGTAAGGGCTTTTACGACAACTGCTACGGAGGATTATTATCAATTTACCAGCTCAGATGCTAATATTGTAGATGCTTCTTACATCAGATTGCAAAATATATCGCTGTCTTATAAAATTCCACAAAGGTCTTTCATCGGCACCGATAAAATTGACATTAATTTGTTTTTAAGGGGACAGAACTTATTTACAATTACTTCATATAAAGGCACGGATGCGGCAAATCCAAGCAGAAATGTGAATAGTTTTCCTTCTCCTAGCATTTATACTATGGGAGTTAATTGTTCATTCTAG
- a CDS encoding FecR domain-containing protein, whose product MTLKKSERLIVKFITNEASIEEIEILTKWLEDKENQIVFKDFVKVNYLIDYTSNTFDPVLLKKELMDKIKTEKSIFYKSRTRSYFKYAAILMLFLAGVYYYKNLNFSNSKQNIVVPREDVIVLQMDNGEVQVINPSNSQNLTDKFGKVIGKQDKNKLAYSNIFSGSELVYNTLKIPYGKKFEVALSDGTIVHLNSGSSLRYPVRFLKDHGREVYLTGEAFFEVTKDKKHPFTVNAQDLNVEVLGTKFNVNNYREDFSTNVVLVEGKVSLYKDKKTNSNQVYLTPGLKGSSLTGQQKITTEQVDTELYTDWVKGILVFKNASFDNIIKKLEREYNITFINQNRMLGKEVFNARFDNEPIEVVLKYLSDSYAIDYTIEEDKIIIK is encoded by the coding sequence ATGACATTGAAAAAGTCAGAGAGACTAATTGTTAAGTTTATCACCAATGAAGCTTCGATTGAAGAAATTGAAATTCTTACCAAGTGGCTTGAGGATAAAGAGAATCAAATCGTGTTTAAAGATTTTGTAAAAGTCAATTATTTAATTGATTATACAAGTAATACTTTCGATCCTGTTCTATTAAAAAAAGAGCTAATGGACAAAATAAAAACAGAAAAAAGTATTTTTTATAAATCTCGTACGCGTTCGTATTTTAAATACGCAGCTATTTTGATGTTATTTTTAGCAGGTGTATATTATTATAAAAATTTAAATTTTTCAAATTCTAAACAAAATATTGTTGTTCCAAGAGAAGATGTTATTGTACTGCAGATGGACAATGGAGAGGTACAGGTTATCAATCCTTCCAATTCTCAAAATCTTACCGATAAGTTTGGAAAAGTAATTGGTAAGCAGGATAAAAATAAGTTAGCTTATTCAAATATTTTTTCGGGGTCTGAATTAGTTTATAACACTTTAAAGATACCGTATGGTAAAAAATTTGAAGTTGCATTATCAGATGGAACCATTGTGCATTTAAACTCGGGATCTTCACTTAGATATCCGGTCCGTTTTTTAAAAGATCATGGTCGTGAGGTATACTTAACAGGTGAAGCTTTTTTCGAAGTTACAAAAGATAAAAAACATCCTTTTACCGTAAATGCTCAGGATTTGAATGTTGAGGTTTTAGGAACAAAATTTAATGTCAATAACTATAGAGAAGATTTTTCTACAAATGTTGTTCTTGTAGAGGGTAAAGTTTCGCTTTATAAAGATAAAAAAACGAATTCCAATCAGGTTTATTTAACTCCGGGATTAAAAGGATCTTCCCTAACAGGGCAGCAAAAAATTACAACAGAACAAGTAGATACGGAACTTTATACCGATTGGGTAAAGGGGATTTTAGTTTTTAAGAATGCTTCTTTTGATAATATTATCAAAAAACTCGAAAGAGAATATAATATCACTTTTATAAATCAAAACAGGATGTTAGGTAAAGAGGTTTTTAATGCCCGTTTTGACAATGAGCCTATTGAAGTAGTCTTGAAATATTTAAGCGATAGTTATGCTATTGATTATACAATTGAGGAAGATAAAATAATTATAAAATAG